One genomic segment of Fibrobacter sp. includes these proteins:
- the hydG gene encoding [FeFe] hydrogenase H-cluster radical SAM maturase HydG, with protein sequence MTVDIQEWKKNKIKEDQITRYLNNDGTEFLNDESIENDLKSNLAADPSKVREIIAKSMEINTLTLQETATLLNVTDPQLWQEMEEAAGAIKKKVYDNRIVTFAPLYLSTTCVNNCLYCGLRETNKAIRRGVLSMDEVRKEVEVLAGTIGHKRLIVVYGEHPESDTQYMMDTLRTIYDVKVPLSSGAYGAIRRVNVNGAPLSIEDFRSLNEVGIGTYQIFQETYHKQTYKAVHPANTLKGNFRWRLYAMHRALEAGIDDVGIGALLGLYDWKFEVMGLLAHAIELESKFGIGPHTISFPRIEPAENTPFVSHLKYKVSDADFRKAIVVLRLAVPYTGMILTARENARIRREMIPLGITQTDASSNVGLGAYNDLSTKEQLASRQQFILGDIRSLDEVVRELAGMGYITSFCTAGYRCGRTGQCIMDLLRSGAEGKFCKLNAVITYREWLDDFASPETKQIGETIILREIEQIKTKMPDVYPTFIEHYQRTARGERDIYF encoded by the coding sequence ATGACAGTAGATATTCAGGAATGGAAGAAAAACAAGATCAAAGAAGACCAGATAACCCGGTATCTCAATAATGACGGGACTGAGTTTCTAAATGATGAAAGTATCGAAAATGATCTGAAAAGCAATTTAGCGGCAGATCCCTCAAAGGTGCGTGAGATAATTGCCAAATCGATGGAAATAAATACTTTGACTCTACAGGAGACCGCCACCCTGCTCAATGTCACCGATCCACAGTTATGGCAGGAGATGGAAGAGGCTGCTGGTGCTATCAAAAAGAAAGTTTATGATAACCGGATAGTCACATTTGCACCACTGTATCTATCAACTACCTGTGTTAATAATTGCCTTTATTGCGGATTAAGAGAAACCAATAAGGCTATTCGCAGGGGAGTTCTCTCCATGGATGAGGTTCGCAAGGAAGTGGAAGTGCTGGCTGGTACAATCGGTCATAAGCGCCTGATCGTGGTTTATGGAGAACATCCTGAATCTGATACTCAATATATGATGGATACTCTGCGGACCATCTATGATGTCAAAGTTCCCTTGTCCAGTGGGGCTTATGGTGCAATACGCAGGGTAAATGTAAATGGAGCCCCTTTGTCTATTGAGGATTTCAGGTCACTTAATGAAGTCGGGATAGGTACTTATCAGATTTTCCAGGAAACTTATCATAAACAAACCTACAAAGCAGTACATCCTGCAAATACCCTCAAAGGAAACTTCAGGTGGCGGTTGTATGCTATGCATCGTGCTCTGGAAGCAGGTATCGATGATGTGGGAATCGGAGCGTTGCTGGGTCTTTATGATTGGAAGTTTGAGGTAATGGGATTACTTGCACATGCAATCGAGCTGGAAAGCAAGTTTGGGATCGGTCCTCATACGATTTCTTTTCCCAGAATCGAACCGGCAGAAAACACTCCCTTTGTCTCCCATCTGAAGTACAAGGTAAGCGATGCTGATTTCCGTAAAGCGATTGTCGTTCTCAGGCTAGCAGTTCCTTATACCGGAATGATATTGACAGCCAGGGAAAATGCCAGGATTCGCAGGGAAATGATTCCCCTGGGAATTACTCAGACTGATGCATCCAGCAATGTTGGTCTGGGCGCATATAACGATTTATCAACTAAGGAACAGCTTGCTAGTCGACAACAGTTCATTTTAGGTGATATCAGAAGTCTGGATGAAGTGGTACGGGAACTGGCAGGTATGGGGTATATAACTTCTTTCTGTACTGCCGGATATCGTTGTGGCAGAACCGGTCAATGTATAATGGATCTGCTCAGAAGCGGTGCAGAAGGTAAGTTCTGCAAATTAAACGCTGTTATTACCTATAGAGAATGGCTTGATGATTTTGCGAGTCCTGAAACAAAGCAGATTGGAGAAACTATTATCCTGCGTGAAATTGAACAGATA